A region from the Achromobacter seleniivolatilans genome encodes:
- a CDS encoding tRNA (cytidine(34)-2'-O)-methyltransferase produces the protein MFHVILVCPEIPPNTGNAIRLCANTGAQLHLVRPLGFELDDARMRRAGLDYHEWQPVRVHDTLQEALDDTGAAPSSIYALTTHAQRSVADIGFKPGDVFVFGRETAGLSDEHQAMFPPQQRLRLPMRAGQRSLNLSNAVAVTVFEAWRQQGYEGGS, from the coding sequence ATGTTCCACGTCATCCTCGTCTGCCCCGAGATTCCCCCCAATACCGGCAACGCCATCCGGCTGTGCGCCAATACGGGCGCGCAATTGCACTTGGTGCGCCCTTTGGGTTTTGAACTGGACGACGCCCGAATGCGCCGCGCGGGCCTGGACTACCACGAGTGGCAGCCCGTGCGCGTGCACGATACCTTGCAAGAGGCGCTGGACGATACGGGCGCCGCGCCCTCCAGCATCTACGCGCTGACCACGCACGCGCAACGCAGCGTGGCGGATATCGGCTTCAAGCCCGGCGATGTGTTTGTGTTTGGCCGGGAGACGGCCGGGCTGTCGGACGAGCATCAGGCGATGTTTCCGCCCCAGCAACGCCTGCGCCTGCCGATGCGCGCTGGCCAGCGCAGCCTGAACCTGTCCAACGCCGTCGCGGTGACGGTATTCGAAGCCTGGCGTCAACAAGGCTACGAAGGCGGGTCGTAG
- a CDS encoding Bug family tripartite tricarboxylate transporter substrate binding protein, translating to MTQTRKFRVGPLLRGLCLSLAAILPAAAHADWPDHPIHMVVPFPPGSSPDILARTIAEPLSQALGQPIVIDNKPGAGGNIGTRVVSQAKPDGYTLLYTINGPLVTAPTLYKKTLGYDPLRDLAPVSLVGTSPNVLVVPGSLQVDNVQDFVKLVKSRGNSLNYGSIGPGSSAHLAMEMFKESAGVDLAHIPYSGFPQVITAIIGGDVQAGFMVPAIAVPQARDGKVKLLAVTSLQPSEALPGIPTMGSQGYPDFEAISWNAVLAPAGTPAPIIERLNSELARVINSEAVRKQLALQYFTPAPSTPEALTSRIKNEKARWDQVIEKLNLSLD from the coding sequence ATGACGCAAACCCGCAAGTTCCGGGTCGGCCCGCTGCTGCGCGGCCTGTGCCTGAGCCTGGCCGCCATTCTGCCCGCCGCCGCCCACGCCGACTGGCCCGATCACCCAATCCATATGGTCGTGCCCTTCCCCCCAGGATCGTCGCCCGACATCCTGGCGCGCACGATCGCGGAACCGCTGTCGCAAGCGCTGGGCCAGCCCATCGTCATCGACAACAAGCCGGGTGCAGGCGGCAACATTGGCACACGTGTCGTGTCGCAGGCCAAGCCCGACGGCTACACCCTGCTCTACACGATCAACGGTCCGCTGGTTACCGCACCCACGCTATATAAGAAGACGCTGGGCTACGACCCGCTGCGCGATCTGGCGCCGGTTTCCCTGGTGGGCACCAGCCCCAACGTGCTGGTCGTGCCGGGCAGCTTGCAGGTCGATAACGTCCAAGACTTCGTCAAGCTGGTCAAAAGCCGCGGCAATTCGCTGAATTACGGTTCGATCGGCCCGGGCAGTTCGGCGCATCTGGCCATGGAAATGTTCAAGGAAAGCGCAGGCGTGGACCTGGCGCACATCCCTTATTCCGGATTCCCGCAGGTCATCACCGCCATCATTGGCGGCGACGTGCAGGCCGGTTTCATGGTGCCGGCGATTGCCGTGCCTCAAGCCCGCGATGGCAAGGTCAAGCTGCTGGCCGTGACCAGTCTGCAACCCAGCGAAGCGCTGCCGGGCATCCCGACCATGGGGTCCCAGGGTTACCCCGATTTCGAGGCCATTTCGTGGAATGCCGTACTGGCCCCGGCTGGCACGCCCGCGCCCATCATCGAACGGCTCAATAGCGAGCTTGCGCGCGTCATCAACAGCGAAGCGGTGCGCAAACAGTTGGCGTTGCAGTACTTCACACCCGCCCCGTCCACGCCCGAAGCGCTGACAAGCCGCATCAAGAATGAGAAAGCGCGATGGGATCAGGTGATTGAAAAACTGAATCTGTCGCTGGATTAA
- a CDS encoding ComF family protein: MSLLSMGRRWLSRIGCECPLCGARVAGARLCQGCATDITGTPPGMQARCRRCALRLPAGAAHCASCLGAPRAYARTIAAFDYAPPADALIRMLKTQLRLSMAPVLARVLADAMLRDGALPTGTVLVPVPASRASLRLRGMNPAGEIARGLAAELGLPLVGDALRRRRETPRQSSLNRQARRRGAVGLFQASAAVAGHHVALVDDVMTTGSTVQAAATALLAAGAASVTVLVVARTP, encoded by the coding sequence TTGTCCCTACTGAGCATGGGGCGGCGGTGGCTGTCCCGGATCGGCTGCGAGTGCCCCTTGTGCGGCGCCCGTGTAGCGGGGGCAAGGCTGTGCCAGGGGTGTGCAACCGACATTACCGGCACGCCGCCCGGTATGCAGGCCCGCTGCCGGCGCTGCGCTCTGCGTTTGCCTGCGGGCGCCGCGCATTGCGCGTCCTGTCTTGGGGCGCCCCGCGCCTATGCGCGCACGATTGCGGCATTTGACTATGCGCCACCGGCGGACGCCTTGATCCGCATGCTGAAGACTCAGCTACGGCTCAGTATGGCGCCGGTGCTGGCCCGAGTGCTGGCGGATGCGATGTTGCGGGACGGGGCGCTGCCTACGGGCACGGTGCTGGTGCCCGTGCCCGCCAGCCGGGCGTCGTTGCGCTTGCGCGGCATGAATCCTGCGGGCGAGATCGCTCGGGGGCTGGCAGCGGAATTGGGGTTGCCGCTGGTGGGTGACGCGCTGCGGCGACGCCGTGAAACCCCCCGTCAGTCCTCACTGAACCGCCAGGCCAGGCGGCGGGGCGCGGTCGGCTTGTTCCAGGCGTCGGCGGCTGTGGCAGGGCATCATGTGGCGTTGGTCGATGACGTCATGACGACGGGCAGTACCGTTCAGGCCGCGGCTACCGCTTTGCTGGCGGCGGGCGCGGCCAGCGTGACCGTGCTGGTGGTGGCGCGCACACCTTGA
- a CDS encoding YbdK family carboxylate-amine ligase yields MEQIPFISSAPNTLGIELELQLIDPRSFDLTAASDELLAQMANHPIADRVKPEITRSMIELNSSVHEHPMGLLVEMREMRDALVEAADAVGVSVAGGGAHPFMRWQERSISDTPRFQYLAEMYGYLARQFTVFGQHIHLGVKSGDDSIKLLRRLSPYVPHFIALSASSPYCEGVDTLFSCSRLNAVNSFPLAGHMPPEVKDWYQFEAHLSQLREYGLAESIKDLYWDIRPKPEFGTVEIRVCDTPLTVERACQIAAFAQALAVLLMREDDPSDKAWLSYRSNHFQACRFGLQGSYVTPDGKRLRLIDHLRDLFQRLMPVAEELGTGDMIAALRDDAVRSGNDSRWLRSQFHRLRDLPLVVEAMSQAWRGESKAAAPAEPTAVLRRRIRANSEPMQPLSASEPGVSVPLPERLH; encoded by the coding sequence ATGGAACAGATCCCGTTCATTTCGTCGGCCCCCAACACATTGGGCATCGAACTCGAGCTGCAACTGATCGACCCCCGCAGTTTTGACCTTACCGCAGCCTCTGACGAGCTGCTGGCCCAAATGGCCAACCATCCCATTGCCGACCGCGTTAAACCAGAAATTACGCGGTCCATGATTGAACTGAATTCCTCGGTGCACGAGCACCCGATGGGCCTGCTGGTTGAAATGCGCGAAATGCGCGACGCGCTTGTCGAAGCCGCCGATGCTGTTGGTGTTTCGGTGGCTGGCGGCGGCGCCCACCCCTTCATGCGTTGGCAAGAGCGTTCTATCTCGGACACCCCGCGCTTCCAGTACCTGGCCGAAATGTACGGTTACCTGGCGCGTCAATTTACGGTTTTCGGCCAGCACATCCACTTAGGCGTGAAGAGCGGCGACGACTCGATCAAGCTGCTGCGCCGTCTGTCCCCCTATGTGCCCCACTTTATTGCGCTGTCGGCTTCGTCGCCGTATTGCGAAGGGGTGGACACCCTGTTTTCGTGCTCGCGCCTGAATGCCGTGAACAGCTTCCCGTTGGCCGGCCATATGCCGCCCGAGGTCAAAGACTGGTATCAGTTCGAGGCGCATCTTTCCCAATTGCGTGAATACGGTCTGGCCGAAAGCATCAAGGACCTGTATTGGGATATCCGCCCCAAGCCGGAGTTCGGCACGGTGGAAATCCGCGTTTGCGATACGCCGTTGACGGTGGAGCGCGCCTGCCAGATTGCGGCGTTTGCCCAAGCCTTGGCGGTGCTGCTGATGCGCGAAGATGATCCTAGCGACAAAGCCTGGCTGTCCTACCGCAGCAACCACTTCCAGGCCTGCCGCTTTGGCTTGCAGGGCAGCTATGTCACGCCCGATGGCAAGCGCCTGCGCCTGATCGACCACCTGCGCGATTTGTTCCAGCGTCTGATGCCGGTGGCTGAAGAACTGGGCACGGGTGACATGATCGCCGCCTTGCGCGACGATGCCGTGCGCAGCGGCAATGATTCGCGCTGGTTGCGCAGCCAGTTTCACCGCCTGCGCGATCTGCCGCTGGTGGTTGAGGCCATGTCGCAAGCGTGGCGCGGCGAGTCCAAGGCTGCTGCTCCGGCGGAGCCGACGGCAGTGCTGCGCCGGCGTATCCGGGCTAATTCTGAACCGATGCAGCCCTTGTCGGCGTCTGAACCCGGGGTCAGCGTCCCGTTGCCGGAACGCCTGCACTAG
- a CDS encoding methyltransferase domain-containing protein, translating to MSLPESATPPSLPIVSADVPRQFARRGDLSNAQFLYGEVARRMLGRLQYIRVQPQAMLDAGCGAGDNLPLLRERYPDAAYTGLDNCEPLLDLAKKRHAPAGLGAWIGKLARRGPAAPVFVNGDLAQTGLAPESLELVWSNLAMHWHRAPHDVLAEWRRILKVGGLAMFSCLGPATLRELRQALTDAGLRTATPSFVDMHDFGDLLVENGFADPVMDQELLTLTYRSPEKLLEDVRALGGNPAEGRRGGLVGREWRARLYAALEAQRRPDGLIPLSIEVAYGHAWRAAAHRTVAGETRLSISAIGGRHRGNP from the coding sequence ATGTCCCTGCCAGAATCCGCAACGCCTCCTTCCCTGCCCATCGTAAGCGCCGATGTTCCCCGGCAATTCGCCCGCCGGGGCGACCTGTCGAATGCCCAATTTCTTTACGGCGAAGTGGCCCGCCGCATGCTGGGGCGCCTGCAATACATCCGTGTGCAGCCGCAAGCCATGCTGGACGCGGGCTGTGGCGCGGGCGACAACCTGCCGCTTTTGCGGGAACGTTATCCCGACGCCGCCTACACGGGGCTGGACAACTGTGAACCGCTGCTGGATTTGGCCAAAAAACGCCATGCGCCGGCGGGCTTGGGCGCCTGGATCGGCAAGCTGGCCCGGCGTGGACCTGCCGCGCCGGTTTTTGTGAACGGGGATCTGGCGCAAACAGGCTTGGCGCCCGAATCGCTGGAGCTGGTGTGGTCCAACCTGGCCATGCACTGGCACCGCGCGCCGCACGACGTGCTGGCGGAATGGCGCCGCATTCTGAAGGTGGGCGGGCTGGCGATGTTTTCCTGTTTGGGGCCAGCCACATTGCGCGAACTGCGCCAAGCCCTGACCGATGCGGGCTTGCGCACCGCCACGCCGTCCTTTGTGGACATGCATGACTTTGGCGATTTGCTGGTGGAAAACGGTTTTGCCGATCCGGTCATGGACCAGGAGCTTCTGACCTTGACCTACCGCAGCCCGGAAAAACTGCTGGAAGATGTGCGCGCACTGGGTGGCAACCCGGCTGAAGGGCGGCGCGGCGGGCTGGTCGGCCGCGAATGGCGCGCCCGTCTCTACGCCGCGCTGGAAGCCCAGCGCCGGCCTGACGGTCTGATACCTTTGAGTATTGAAGTTGCCTACGGCCATGCCTGGCGTGCCGCCGCACATCGCACCGTAGCCGGAGAAACCCGGCTGTCCATCAGTGCAATAGGTGGGCGGCACCGCGGGAACCCCTGA